One region of Carbonactinospora thermoautotrophica genomic DNA includes:
- a CDS encoding SAM-dependent methyltransferase — protein MSAWLSWRVATERALYGPGGFYRRADGPAAHFRTSVHASRLFAVAVLRLLHAVDAALGHPARLDLVDVGAGRGELLTRIAELAGPGLASRLRLHGVEIAEHGLPAGIAWSADLPQDVTGLVVANEWLDNVPVDVVELTPEGVRLVLVDPATGAECLGDVPEPGDLAWLARWWPLAEAGTRAEVGRPRDAAWARAVGSLRAGVAVAIDYGHLRAERAAGAYPAGTLTGYREGRGVRPVPDGSCDVTAHVAVDACAAAGEAAGARETALLTQRDALHRLGISGARPALELASADPRAYLAALAEASEAAELTARGGLGDFWWLAQSVGIDLPARLTPRRPAPSGPG, from the coding sequence GTGAGCGCATGGCTGTCATGGCGGGTCGCGACCGAGCGAGCGCTGTACGGTCCGGGCGGGTTCTACCGGCGGGCCGACGGGCCCGCCGCGCACTTTCGCACCTCCGTCCACGCCTCCCGGCTGTTCGCGGTGGCCGTGCTGCGGCTACTCCACGCCGTGGACGCCGCGCTCGGCCACCCCGCCCGGCTCGACCTGGTCGACGTGGGCGCCGGGCGGGGGGAGCTGCTGACCCGGATCGCCGAACTCGCCGGGCCGGGGCTGGCAAGCCGGCTCCGCCTGCACGGGGTCGAGATCGCCGAGCACGGGCTGCCGGCCGGGATCGCCTGGTCGGCCGACCTGCCCCAGGACGTGACCGGCCTGGTGGTGGCCAACGAGTGGCTGGACAACGTGCCGGTGGACGTGGTGGAGCTGACCCCTGAGGGGGTGCGGCTGGTGCTCGTCGACCCGGCCACCGGCGCCGAGTGCCTGGGCGACGTCCCGGAGCCGGGGGACCTGGCGTGGCTGGCCCGCTGGTGGCCGCTGGCCGAGGCCGGCACCCGGGCGGAGGTGGGCCGGCCACGCGACGCCGCCTGGGCGCGCGCCGTCGGGTCGCTGCGGGCCGGGGTGGCGGTCGCGATCGACTACGGGCACCTGCGGGCCGAGCGCGCCGCCGGCGCCTACCCGGCGGGCACGCTCACCGGGTACCGGGAGGGCCGGGGGGTACGGCCGGTGCCGGACGGCTCCTGCGACGTCACCGCCCACGTGGCGGTGGACGCCTGCGCCGCCGCCGGGGAGGCGGCGGGGGCGCGGGAGACGGCGCTGCTCACCCAGCGCGACGCCCTCCACCGGCTGGGGATATCCGGGGCGCGCCCCGCCCTCGAGCTGGCCTCCGCCGACCCGCGGGCGTACCTCGCCGCGCTGGCGGAGGCGTCCGAGGCCGCCGAGCTGACCGCCCGGGGCGGGCTCGGGGACTTCTGGTGGCTGGCCCAGTCGGTCGGGATCGACCTGCCCGCGCGGCTCACACCTCGACGACCAGCTCCTTCAGGCCCCGGATGA